In Vibrio celticus, one genomic interval encodes:
- a CDS encoding DNA topoisomerase III, with protein MSRLIIAEKPSLGRAIAAALPNPQKKDQGFIKCGNGDVVTWCIGHLLEQVEPDAYDDRYKKWNLADLPIVPAQWQLRPRKTSSKQLTVIRKLLKGATQIVHAGDPDREGQLLVDEVIDYCKVSKAKKESMDRLLISDLNLPAVKRALSQMRSNRDFIPLSISALARSRADWLYGMNMTRAYTLLGQKAGYQGVLSVGRVQTPVLGLVVRRDEEIENFIPKDYFTLHALIPYQNNGQSFDIRARWKPSEACKPWQDEEGRVLNRKLVENVANRIANQPATVTESEQKQSKQAAPLPYSLSALQIDASKRFGMSAQQVLDTCQSLYEKHKLITYPRSDSRYLPKDHYSQRESVVDAIANNAKELQSGAQGADLSLKSKAWNDSKVDAHHAIIPTPKKSSVNGLSANEMKIYQQIARQYLMQFYPPAIFADAKLVFDIAGGVFIAKGRQLINPGWKVLMGKTDTEEKGDGTDAVPPLDKGSVLTCREGVIGDKKTEPPKHFTEATLLQAMTGIARFVANKDLKAILKETDGLGTEATRAGILDTLFKRQLLTRQGKSIHSSPAGRGLIHALPEDSTFPDMTAHWEHQLQGMAERNQAYQPFMQALESKIDGLMGKVKTGEVPESLRHLPKVERPAFKRRKGGGAKKSYAKTGTYAKKGTSAKKGTKS; from the coding sequence ATGTCTCGTCTTATCATTGCTGAAAAACCAAGCCTAGGCCGCGCCATTGCCGCCGCACTACCGAATCCACAAAAGAAAGACCAAGGGTTTATCAAATGTGGCAATGGGGATGTGGTGACTTGGTGTATTGGACACTTATTGGAGCAGGTTGAGCCGGACGCTTATGACGACCGATATAAGAAGTGGAACTTAGCCGATCTTCCTATCGTGCCAGCGCAATGGCAACTAAGACCTCGTAAGACGTCAAGCAAACAGCTCACGGTGATCCGAAAGCTATTGAAGGGCGCGACCCAAATTGTCCATGCGGGTGACCCGGATAGAGAAGGGCAGCTGCTAGTCGATGAAGTGATCGACTACTGCAAGGTATCTAAGGCCAAGAAAGAGTCGATGGACAGGCTGCTGATCAGCGATTTGAACTTACCAGCGGTGAAGCGTGCGCTCTCTCAGATGCGCAGTAACCGAGATTTTATTCCACTGTCTATTTCTGCTTTAGCACGCTCTAGAGCCGATTGGCTGTATGGCATGAACATGACCCGAGCTTACACCTTGCTTGGTCAAAAGGCGGGTTACCAAGGCGTGTTGTCGGTAGGGCGAGTGCAAACGCCAGTACTTGGTTTGGTGGTAAGACGTGATGAAGAAATCGAGAATTTCATTCCTAAAGATTACTTCACTCTGCACGCTTTGATCCCTTATCAAAACAACGGCCAGAGCTTTGATATTCGAGCGCGTTGGAAACCAAGCGAAGCATGTAAACCATGGCAAGATGAAGAAGGCCGAGTGCTCAATCGAAAGCTGGTTGAGAACGTGGCTAACCGAATTGCGAATCAACCTGCGACGGTGACGGAATCAGAGCAAAAGCAAAGTAAACAAGCTGCGCCACTGCCTTACTCGCTGTCAGCTTTGCAGATTGATGCGTCTAAACGTTTTGGTATGAGTGCTCAGCAGGTGTTGGACACCTGTCAGTCGTTGTACGAGAAACACAAACTCATCACTTACCCGCGTTCTGACAGCCGCTATCTACCTAAAGATCACTACTCACAAAGAGAGTCGGTCGTGGATGCTATCGCTAACAATGCGAAAGAGCTGCAAAGTGGTGCTCAAGGTGCGGATCTTTCTCTTAAATCCAAAGCATGGAACGACAGTAAGGTCGATGCTCACCACGCGATAATTCCTACTCCGAAAAAGTCATCGGTGAACGGCCTGTCTGCCAACGAGATGAAAATCTATCAGCAAATCGCTCGTCAGTATCTAATGCAGTTTTATCCGCCGGCCATTTTTGCTGATGCCAAGCTTGTGTTTGATATTGCTGGTGGTGTGTTCATCGCAAAGGGGCGTCAGCTTATCAACCCTGGTTGGAAGGTGTTGATGGGCAAAACAGATACCGAAGAGAAGGGGGATGGAACTGATGCGGTTCCACCGCTAGATAAAGGTTCTGTGTTGACGTGTCGTGAAGGTGTGATTGGCGATAAGAAAACCGAGCCGCCAAAACACTTCACGGAAGCGACCTTGCTACAAGCGATGACAGGTATCGCGCGCTTTGTCGCGAACAAAGACCTTAAAGCCATTTTGAAAGAGACCGACGGCCTTGGCACAGAAGCAACCCGTGCGGGCATTTTAGATACTCTATTCAAAAGGCAACTGCTAACGCGCCAAGGTAAGAGCATTCACAGTAGCCCTGCGGGCAGAGGCTTGATTCATGCCTTACCTGAGGATTCTACTTTCCCAGACATGACGGCACACTGGGAGCACCAGTTGCAAGGTATGGCTGAGCGTAATCAAGCGTATCAACCTTTCATGCAAGCGTTAGAAAGCAAGATTGATGGTTTGATGGGCAAGGTAAAAACCGGCGAAGTTCCTGAGTCTCTGCGTCATCTTCCTAAAGTCGAAAGGCCAGCCTTTAAACGCCGTAAAGGTGGCGGTGCGAAGAAGTCTTATGCCAAGACAGGTACCTATGCTAAGAAAGGTACTTCCGCTAAAAAAGGCACCAAAAGCTAA
- a CDS encoding NAD(P)H nitroreductase, with protein MDALDLLLNRRSIAKLSDPAPEGVALENIIKAGLRAPDHGALTPWRFVIAQGSGLQKLSDILVRAAEADDSEEAVIEKVKKVPFRAPMVITIIAKVTEHEKVPAFEQHLSAGCAAQAMQMAAVAQGFQGFWRSGKWMFHPEVHQAFGLEGDDEIVGFLYLGTPGCTPMKVPERDFSKFVEFL; from the coding sequence ATGGATGCTTTGGATCTATTGCTCAACAGACGCTCAATCGCAAAACTCTCTGATCCGGCACCAGAAGGTGTGGCGTTAGAAAACATCATCAAAGCAGGGCTGCGCGCTCCAGACCACGGTGCACTAACACCTTGGCGCTTTGTTATCGCGCAAGGTTCAGGCCTACAAAAGCTTTCAGACATCTTGGTGCGCGCCGCTGAAGCGGATGACAGCGAAGAAGCGGTCATTGAGAAAGTTAAAAAAGTGCCGTTTCGAGCTCCGATGGTGATCACTATCATCGCAAAGGTAACTGAGCACGAAAAAGTGCCCGCGTTCGAACAACACCTATCTGCGGGTTGCGCTGCACAAGCCATGCAAATGGCTGCCGTTGCTCAAGGTTTCCAAGGTTTTTGGCGCTCAGGTAAGTGGATGTTCCACCCTGAGGTTCACCAAGCTTTCGGCCTAGAAGGCGACGATGAAATTGTTGGTTTCCTATACTTAGGTACTCCTGGCTGCACACCAATGAAAGTGCCAGAGCGCGACTTCTCTAAGTTCGTTGAGTTCTTATAA
- a CDS encoding methyl-accepting chemotaxis protein, which translates to MNLTDKERSWLNWFGATGKLAMRRACFLNRSRTEELEQAFESIAHTRVQLLHNWVKNQWDFLEDSAVYLASRTEEQAQGTLASLLKRSTDFSELAIVDAKGVAQASSYHEHVGVTLGDKKALVEGASKRYLHGPYMDPRTLNVGASSSSFHDQVTLMFYVPFSRDEGAQQFLCGRVPNDVIGDIIQREAGHIYSESGDNYIFMVDSIHDPHTQPGVALSRSRFEDNTFSHGENLKQGIHTDWGAVKIQQHTEFEIRFTDPATNQLHPGVRETIKNGSNLFIGYPGYSDYRHIPVIGKGITFQLDGSPDTFGMMCESDLEEVYRDRSLSYTLSKHFISCMLLPLFVPLLFANLYTLTPFMQSGIMFACALLSLGLFRLVSAKPLVKKIHEMTGVMQTLAEGDGNLSRRLDPTTFSHNELGNLGRWTNSFIDNLDNTVSELIHASHEVREVSESMFRRSVVMKQTSDDASQALSNMLQLSQYQQSEITHASVSATQMDTVMKQAVLSAEKEYNQSVEGMEIVRNIVESSAHSVNEVNNEMTKVSDIIDIITDITAQTNLLALNAAIESARAGEHGRGFSVVASEVRTLADRTSQAANHISDLMKELHSKSRSAVESMERGVENVSKGNLTVDSNARSEQIQAAVSDLFTTMSNLDENSQKNGQTADKAQRSISDLQLSTKQLARRVSLMGNSLSRLDQLIGRFEVSRKVV; encoded by the coding sequence ATGAACCTAACGGACAAGGAACGTAGTTGGCTTAATTGGTTTGGCGCAACAGGAAAACTGGCTATGCGCAGAGCTTGTTTCCTCAATCGAAGTAGGACGGAGGAGCTTGAACAAGCTTTTGAAAGTATTGCTCACACGCGAGTTCAACTTCTGCATAACTGGGTCAAGAATCAATGGGATTTTTTAGAAGACTCTGCGGTTTATTTAGCAAGTCGAACGGAAGAACAAGCTCAGGGGACGTTAGCTAGCCTTCTTAAACGCAGTACGGATTTTTCTGAGTTGGCGATCGTCGATGCTAAGGGGGTAGCACAAGCATCGAGTTATCATGAGCATGTCGGGGTTACTCTTGGAGATAAGAAGGCTTTAGTTGAAGGAGCTTCAAAGCGTTATCTTCATGGGCCGTATATGGATCCACGCACATTGAACGTGGGAGCGTCGAGTTCATCGTTTCATGATCAAGTAACGCTGATGTTTTATGTCCCCTTTTCTAGGGATGAAGGGGCGCAACAATTCCTATGTGGCCGAGTTCCAAATGATGTTATTGGTGACATTATTCAGAGAGAAGCGGGGCATATTTATAGCGAGTCAGGTGATAACTATATCTTTATGGTCGACTCCATTCATGATCCTCATACTCAGCCGGGTGTTGCGCTCTCTCGTTCTCGCTTTGAAGATAATACCTTTTCACACGGCGAGAACTTAAAGCAAGGGATTCATACTGATTGGGGAGCGGTTAAGATCCAGCAGCATACCGAATTTGAGATTCGCTTTACGGACCCAGCCACTAATCAGCTTCACCCAGGCGTAAGAGAAACCATCAAAAATGGCAGTAACCTGTTTATAGGTTATCCGGGGTATTCCGACTATCGCCACATACCCGTTATTGGCAAAGGTATCACCTTTCAATTAGATGGTTCGCCAGATACCTTTGGCATGATGTGTGAGTCCGATTTAGAAGAGGTCTACAGAGACCGAAGCCTAAGTTATACCTTATCTAAACACTTCATCAGCTGCATGCTACTGCCTCTATTTGTTCCATTACTGTTTGCCAACCTTTATACACTCACACCTTTTATGCAGAGTGGCATTATGTTCGCTTGCGCGTTGCTTTCATTGGGCTTATTCCGTTTAGTTAGCGCCAAACCATTAGTTAAGAAGATTCACGAAATGACCGGGGTAATGCAGACCTTAGCCGAAGGTGATGGCAATTTAAGTCGGAGACTTGATCCCACCACATTCAGTCATAATGAACTTGGCAACTTAGGGCGCTGGACTAACAGTTTTATCGACAATTTAGATAACACGGTGAGTGAGTTGATCCATGCGAGTCACGAAGTCAGAGAGGTTTCGGAATCGATGTTTCGTCGCAGTGTCGTGATGAAGCAAACCAGTGATGATGCATCACAAGCGTTAAGCAATATGCTTCAGTTGAGTCAGTATCAACAGAGCGAAATTACTCATGCGAGTGTTTCAGCAACGCAAATGGATACGGTGATGAAACAAGCCGTCCTGAGCGCGGAAAAGGAATACAACCAGTCTGTCGAAGGCATGGAGATTGTTCGCAATATCGTAGAAAGCTCGGCGCATAGCGTGAATGAGGTGAATAATGAAATGACCAAGGTGTCTGACATTATAGATATCATTACTGACATTACCGCGCAGACTAACCTTTTGGCCTTGAATGCGGCCATCGAGTCGGCAAGAGCAGGTGAACACGGGAGAGGGTTCTCTGTCGTCGCTTCTGAAGTAAGAACTCTGGCTGATCGTACTTCACAAGCCGCTAATCATATTAGTGACCTAATGAAAGAGCTGCATAGTAAGTCTCGCAGTGCTGTTGAGTCCATGGAGCGAGGCGTTGAGAATGTGAGTAAAGGAAACTTAACAGTCGACTCAAATGCTCGCAGTGAACAAATTCAAGCCGCGGTGAGTGATCTCTTTACCACGATGTCCAATCTAGATGAGAACAGTCAGAAAAACGGACAAACGGCAGATAAAGCCCAACGTTCAATATCTGACTTACAACTGTCTACTAAGCAACTCGCACGTCGAGTTTCTTTGATGGGTAATTCATTGAGCCGCTTAGACCAATTGATTGGACGCTTTGAAGTGAGTCGAAAGGTGGTGTAG
- a CDS encoding SDR family oxidoreductase has protein sequence MSVIFITGANRGIGLSLTQQYLEGNHKVYATYRDDNSAKELLSLAGHNTNLTCIQLEITDYQAVSQLPSQIESIDILINNAGYYGPKGYGLGNTDVEEWRRVFEVNTIAPLKLVETLLPLLEDSHIKKVACLSSRVGSMTENTSGGGYIYRSSKAALNSVVKSLSNDLTENGFTVLALHPGWVQTEMGGPNALIDTDTSASGLIEVIESANTEVSGHFFNFDGSEIDW, from the coding sequence ATGAGCGTTATTTTTATTACTGGGGCGAACCGCGGCATTGGCTTAAGCCTGACTCAACAATACCTGGAAGGTAACCACAAGGTGTACGCGACTTATCGTGACGACAATTCAGCAAAAGAATTGCTCTCACTCGCAGGCCACAACACTAACCTGACCTGTATTCAATTAGAGATAACCGATTACCAAGCAGTAAGCCAACTCCCTTCGCAAATAGAGTCGATTGATATCTTGATCAACAACGCTGGCTACTATGGACCAAAAGGCTATGGGCTGGGTAATACCGATGTTGAAGAGTGGCGTCGTGTATTCGAAGTCAACACCATCGCTCCACTAAAGCTTGTCGAAACGCTATTGCCGCTACTAGAAGACAGCCATATCAAAAAGGTCGCTTGTCTATCCTCTAGAGTCGGCAGCATGACCGAAAACACCTCAGGCGGCGGTTATATCTATCGCTCCTCTAAAGCCGCTCTAAACTCCGTGGTGAAGAGCCTAAGCAACGACTTAACCGAGAATGGCTTTACGGTGTTAGCACTGCATCCAGGTTGGGTACAGACCGAAATGGGCGGCCCTAATGCTCTGATCGACACCGACACTTCAGCTTCTGGCCTGATTGAAGTCATCGAGTCCGCGAATACTGAAGTAAGTGGTCACTTCTTCAATTTCGATGGCAGCGAAATAGACTGGTAA
- a CDS encoding DUF3080 domain-containing protein: MNLGPLSNLVKHSTLFCLTVMLAGCFGEGPGDLFDDYQTKIARVQDAEELKEDWEFESLPRKRELLLDVPSLSIGLIDSYQLRQCGLFNLIAERNSVLGKVSDEFRNYDYQVALLAGVGKCLSASELDPEIVELLKEIEQQKLAQFPLHQWNLIYASDAMQSQMRGSQWLHADIGDQVRQTSDALEHINQALNVPLVSEKTTEVQEVLEKSSTLGDLYYSLTRASAELDTITKQLTTFDHNIICGKQRDTTKFRYLNNVFELQYIDKVQPYMAQLDGYYQHLAPQLSMFDAQPDLHSYYFPIKDAHHAFRASTRRHVDYWQQLFKRCGRKVGR, from the coding sequence ATGAATTTAGGCCCTCTCTCAAATCTAGTTAAGCACTCAACACTGTTTTGTCTGACAGTGATGCTAGCTGGCTGTTTTGGTGAAGGCCCCGGCGACTTGTTTGACGACTATCAAACCAAGATAGCCAGAGTACAAGATGCTGAAGAACTCAAAGAAGATTGGGAGTTTGAAAGCCTACCGAGAAAACGAGAACTGCTGCTTGACGTGCCCTCACTCTCTATCGGTCTCATCGACAGTTACCAACTTCGTCAGTGTGGATTGTTCAATCTGATTGCAGAAAGAAATTCAGTTCTGGGCAAGGTTTCGGATGAGTTTCGTAATTACGATTATCAAGTCGCACTACTTGCAGGTGTTGGAAAATGTTTATCCGCTAGCGAATTAGACCCTGAGATCGTAGAACTACTGAAAGAAATCGAGCAGCAGAAACTCGCACAGTTTCCACTGCATCAATGGAATCTAATCTATGCCAGCGATGCGATGCAGTCTCAGATGCGTGGTAGCCAGTGGTTACACGCTGATATCGGCGATCAGGTACGACAAACCAGTGATGCCTTAGAACATATCAATCAAGCGTTAAACGTTCCGCTCGTTTCGGAAAAGACTACTGAGGTTCAAGAAGTATTAGAAAAGAGCTCTACGCTCGGGGATTTATACTACTCGCTCACGCGAGCTTCGGCCGAACTTGATACCATCACCAAACAGCTGACAACTTTTGATCACAATATCATCTGTGGTAAACAACGAGACACGACCAAGTTTCGTTATCTCAACAATGTGTTCGAGCTGCAATACATAGACAAAGTTCAGCCGTACATGGCGCAATTAGATGGCTACTATCAGCATTTAGCCCCGCAACTTAGTATGTTTGACGCGCAACCTGACCTACACAGTTATTACTTTCCCATCAAAGATGCGCATCACGCCTTTCGAGCATCAACTCGTCGCCATGTCGACTATTGGCAGCAGCTGTTTAAACGTTGTGGCCGTAAAGTCGGACGTTAA
- a CDS encoding histone deacetylase family protein, translating into MIPLIYHPIYSQLPLPEGHRYPINKYQLLHSAVEALMDREPRWKSKFEVCQPTPVSVEQVKQVHDSEYVDLLVSGNLPAAKMRRIGFPWSEQLIERTLYSSGGTCLAAEMAIESGLAIHLSGGYHHAHHDFGSGFCLLNDLVLAAKHALTFEHIDKVLIVDSDVHHGDGTATLCQDSDEIITLSFHCDKNFPARKPLSDLDVPLSRETEDEEFLRCFEQVTKLAIAHHQPDLIIYDAGIDIHQDDELGYLNVSTQGIFERDCFMIELAKSESIPMACVVGGGYRTQHQDLVPIHMQLLKAAYHVYG; encoded by the coding sequence ATGATTCCTTTAATTTACCACCCAATCTATTCACAGTTACCTTTACCAGAAGGTCATCGCTACCCAATCAACAAATATCAGCTGTTGCATAGTGCTGTTGAGGCGCTGATGGATCGTGAACCTCGATGGAAAAGCAAGTTTGAAGTGTGCCAACCAACGCCGGTTTCGGTTGAACAGGTAAAACAGGTTCACGATAGCGAATATGTCGATTTGCTCGTGTCTGGTAATTTGCCTGCGGCTAAAATGAGACGCATCGGTTTCCCGTGGAGCGAGCAACTTATTGAGAGAACACTCTACTCAAGTGGTGGAACCTGCTTGGCCGCTGAAATGGCAATAGAGAGTGGTTTAGCGATTCATTTGAGTGGTGGTTATCATCATGCGCATCATGATTTTGGCAGTGGCTTTTGTTTGTTGAACGATCTGGTTTTAGCGGCAAAACACGCGCTGACCTTTGAGCATATCGATAAAGTGCTTATCGTCGACAGCGATGTTCATCATGGTGATGGCACAGCGACTCTTTGCCAAGATAGCGATGAGATTATTACTCTGTCTTTCCACTGTGACAAAAATTTCCCTGCACGAAAGCCATTATCGGATTTAGATGTGCCATTAAGCCGTGAAACTGAAGATGAAGAGTTTCTAAGGTGTTTCGAACAAGTCACTAAGTTAGCGATTGCTCACCATCAACCTGATCTGATTATTTATGATGCGGGGATCGATATCCATCAAGACGATGAACTGGGTTATTTGAATGTCTCGACACAAGGGATATTTGAACGCGACTGTTTCATGATTGAATTAGCAAAATCAGAGTCTATTCCGATGGCCTGCGTAGTCGGTGGCGGATATCGAACTCAACATCAAGATTTGGTGCCGATTCACATGCAGCTGTTAAAAGCGGCTTATCATGTTTACGGTTAA
- a CDS encoding NADPH-dependent 2,4-dienoyl-CoA reductase, with amino-acid sequence MSAMYPHLLEPLDLGFTQLRNRVLMGSMHTGLEENKEGLHKLAAFYEERAKGGVGLIVTGGFSPNLRGRLTPFSAEFSKVKHAKAHQVVTEAVHKHGGKIALQLLHAGRYAMHPFAQSASGIKAPIAKFAPSEMNPRQIKKTIEAFANSAELAQVAGYDGIEIMGSEGYLINQFICKRTNMRYDEWGGSYEKRMRFPLEIVNSIREAVGKDFIIIFRLSMLDLVEQGSTFEDVVLLAQKLEEAGVTIINTGIGWHEARVPTIATQVPRGAFSWVTEKVKPYVSIPVVTCNRINTPEEAERILSSGQADMVSMARPFLADPDFVNKAAQDQAQFINTCIGCNQACLDNVFKGKRASCLVNPRACYETEIVVQPAQATKTIAVVGAGPAGLACATTLAQRGHKVDLIEKNDRIGGQFRLAMQIPGKEEFRETIRYFANQIDASGVNLKLDTEATFEMLLKYDEVVMAAGVEPRKLDIEGIDQENVVDYQTLIREKTPVGEKVAIVGAGGIGVDVATMLTEPTSHSLDDWLHEWGIDKNMEHPGGLYPYPDSFSDKTVWVMQRKAGRVGKGPGKTTGWIHKRTLEKRGVNLLGGVSYNKIDDKGLHISVGKKDQVLDADSVIVCAGQVSVRPFEDMWQEFGGKLHVIGGADYAGELDAVRAIRQGVELAIKL; translated from the coding sequence ATGTCTGCCATGTACCCACATTTACTTGAACCACTCGATCTTGGATTTACCCAGTTACGTAACCGTGTATTGATGGGATCAATGCATACAGGTTTAGAAGAAAATAAAGAAGGTCTCCACAAACTCGCCGCGTTTTATGAAGAGCGAGCAAAAGGAGGCGTTGGCCTTATTGTTACCGGTGGTTTCTCTCCTAATTTACGTGGCAGATTAACCCCATTCAGTGCTGAATTCAGTAAAGTAAAGCACGCCAAAGCGCACCAAGTTGTTACTGAAGCCGTCCACAAGCACGGCGGTAAAATTGCGCTTCAACTATTGCATGCTGGTCGCTATGCCATGCACCCATTCGCGCAAAGTGCGTCGGGCATTAAAGCGCCAATCGCTAAGTTCGCACCGAGCGAAATGAACCCTCGTCAGATCAAAAAGACCATCGAAGCCTTTGCCAACAGTGCCGAGCTCGCTCAAGTTGCTGGCTATGACGGCATTGAGATAATGGGCTCTGAAGGTTACTTGATTAACCAATTCATCTGTAAACGTACCAATATGCGTTACGACGAATGGGGCGGATCTTACGAGAAGCGTATGCGTTTCCCGCTAGAGATCGTTAATTCGATTCGCGAAGCGGTGGGTAAAGATTTCATTATTATTTTCCGACTGTCGATGCTGGATTTGGTTGAACAAGGCAGCACCTTTGAAGATGTTGTTCTTTTGGCTCAGAAGCTAGAAGAAGCGGGCGTGACTATCATCAACACTGGTATTGGTTGGCATGAAGCTCGTGTTCCGACTATCGCGACGCAAGTGCCACGAGGCGCATTCTCTTGGGTGACGGAAAAAGTGAAACCATACGTGTCGATCCCAGTGGTGACTTGTAACCGAATCAACACACCAGAAGAGGCTGAACGCATTCTTAGTTCAGGACAGGCTGACATGGTATCAATGGCTCGCCCATTCTTGGCAGACCCGGATTTTGTTAATAAAGCCGCTCAAGACCAAGCTCAGTTCATCAATACCTGTATCGGTTGTAACCAAGCTTGTTTAGATAACGTGTTTAAAGGTAAACGTGCGAGCTGTTTGGTTAACCCACGAGCTTGTTACGAGACTGAAATTGTTGTTCAACCTGCTCAAGCCACCAAGACCATTGCGGTTGTCGGTGCAGGCCCTGCAGGCTTAGCTTGTGCGACGACCCTAGCTCAACGTGGGCATAAGGTTGACTTGATCGAGAAGAATGACCGTATCGGCGGCCAGTTTAGATTGGCAATGCAGATTCCGGGTAAAGAAGAATTCAGAGAAACGATTCGTTACTTTGCTAACCAAATCGATGCATCAGGCGTGAACCTGAAACTGGATACTGAAGCAACGTTTGAGATGTTGTTGAAGTACGATGAAGTGGTGATGGCTGCGGGTGTTGAACCAAGAAAGCTCGATATTGAGGGCATCGACCAAGAAAACGTGGTCGATTATCAAACCTTGATTCGCGAAAAGACACCAGTAGGCGAAAAGGTCGCAATTGTTGGTGCTGGTGGTATTGGTGTCGATGTGGCAACCATGCTAACTGAGCCTACCTCGCACAGTTTAGATGACTGGCTGCATGAGTGGGGCATCGATAAGAATATGGAACACCCGGGTGGGCTTTACCCTTACCCTGATTCGTTCAGCGATAAAACGGTTTGGGTGATGCAACGTAAAGCGGGTCGTGTTGGTAAAGGGCCGGGCAAGACTACAGGCTGGATTCATAAGCGAACCCTAGAAAAACGCGGTGTGAACCTTTTAGGCGGCGTAAGCTACAACAAGATTGATGATAAAGGTCTGCATATCAGCGTTGGTAAGAAAGATCAGGTGCTGGATGCTGATTCGGTTATCGTATGTGCAGGTCAGGTGTCAGTTCGTCCATTCGAAGATATGTGGCAAGAGTTTGGTGGCAAACTGCACGTGATAGGCGGTGCCGATTATGCCGGTGAGCTGGATGCCGTACGTGCTATCCGTCAAGGTGTTGAGCTAGCGATTAAGTTATAG